Proteins co-encoded in one Flavobacteriaceae bacterium MAR_2009_75 genomic window:
- a CDS encoding putative MFS family arabinose efflux permease → MKPKKHILPIIIIAQFACTSVWFAGNSIVNELAQVTGFGSELVGYILSSVQFGFILGTLTFALLTIADRFSPSKVFLVCAILAAGSNILLLVGDISKIGLLGARFGTGFFLAGIYPIGMKIAADYYEKGLGLAMGYLVGALVFGKSLPYFIKSLQWGNYESVVQATSIFTILGGVLLWLSVPDGPFRKKGKKLRLKAGPELFKIINFRKAAFGYFGHMWELYAFWGFLPFAISTFNSISGEALYVPFYTSLLIAAGGLGCIIGGYFSITHGSKQVAFLTLLVSGLCCMFSPIFYHLPAYLYLTLFALWGFMVAADSPQFSSMVASAVPVDLRGTALTLVNCLGYIISILSIELISLLSKTFRAEYAFVILAIGPIFGLIHLRNHK, encoded by the coding sequence TTGAAGCCCAAAAAGCATATACTACCCATAATTATTATTGCCCAATTTGCTTGTACATCGGTATGGTTTGCCGGCAACTCGATTGTAAATGAATTAGCCCAAGTTACAGGTTTCGGTAGTGAACTAGTCGGGTATATTCTTTCTTCTGTACAATTCGGTTTCATTTTAGGCACGCTGACCTTTGCGCTTTTGACGATTGCCGATCGTTTCTCACCATCAAAAGTATTTTTGGTCTGCGCTATTCTTGCCGCTGGGAGTAACATACTACTACTCGTGGGAGATATTTCAAAAATAGGACTTCTAGGAGCACGTTTTGGTACGGGATTTTTCTTGGCCGGTATTTATCCTATAGGAATGAAAATAGCGGCGGACTATTATGAAAAAGGTCTAGGTTTAGCTATGGGATATTTAGTAGGTGCCCTAGTTTTCGGAAAATCTCTTCCATACTTTATAAAGAGTCTACAATGGGGCAATTATGAGTCGGTAGTTCAAGCTACGTCAATTTTTACAATATTGGGTGGGGTTCTACTATGGTTGTCCGTACCTGATGGACCATTTAGAAAAAAAGGTAAAAAGTTAAGATTAAAAGCGGGGCCCGAACTTTTTAAAATTATCAATTTCAGAAAAGCTGCTTTCGGCTATTTTGGCCATATGTGGGAGCTGTATGCCTTTTGGGGGTTCTTGCCTTTTGCCATTTCGACTTTTAATAGTATTTCTGGTGAAGCACTCTATGTACCGTTTTACACTTCACTTTTGATTGCAGCAGGAGGCCTGGGTTGTATTATAGGGGGTTATTTTTCAATAACACATGGTAGCAAACAGGTGGCATTTTTAACCCTTCTCGTCTCGGGGTTGTGCTGTATGTTCTCTCCCATTTTTTACCATCTTCCCGCCTATCTTTACTTGACACTTTTCGCTTTGTGGGGCTTTATGGTGGCAGCTGATTCTCCACAATTTTCAAGTATGGTAGCATCGGCAGTTCCTGTGGACTTAAGAGGCACCGCGCTAACTTTGGTCAATTGTTTAGGTTACATTATAAGTATTTTAAGTATCGAATTGATATCGCTGCTCTCGAAAACTTTCCGTGCCGAGTATGCATTTGTTATTTTAGCTATAGGCCCCATATTCGGCTTGATACATCTTCGCAATCACAAATAA
- a CDS encoding trehalose 6-phosphate synthase /trehalose 6-phosphatase, whose amino-acid sequence MGKTIIISNRLPVQLQISNGNITAIPSVGGLATGMKSVHSGGDSLWIGWSGLTDEEIPEELSPKIDEALSEHGSSKVNLTSKEIDGFYYGFSNRTVWPLFHYFLEYSEFELNNWDIYKQVNQKFADAILEAADDDDTIWVHDYQLMLVPQMVREKKPDISIGFFLHIPFPSFEIFRTLPWREQILEGLLGADLIGFHTYDYERHFLSSARRLLGLEVSFNDIHLDDRVIKVDSFPMGIDYKKFNEAAKKNESTTSDNQSELQQRLYKHKSADPEAKFFLSIDRLDYTKGIAKRLNAFEYFLNKYPEYKEKVRLIILAVPSRSNVPQYQLLKREIDELVGRINGEFSTVSWTPIWYFYRSMPFENLIDLYTTCDIAWLTPIRDGMNLVAKEYIATRTDQTGVLILSEMAGSANEMNEALLINPNNFEQTADALREAITMPKEEQQERNTVLQKRLARYNVEKWANDFMDSLLNQKGKDFSHVARKLSVDLMNTIVDDYKVSNKRLLFIDYDGTLAGFHKDPQKASPDEELYKLLDSISSQENTEMFLISGRDKETFTKWFLPKKYNMIVEHGVWISRGGEEFKMLEKVKKDWMEKILPVLESFVDRTPGSFIEEKNYSLAWHYRNTDPDFGQKRATELNTVLTSLIGTDDLSVLNGNKVMEIKSSNVNKGRAAMRMYAEQNYDFVFAIGDDWTDEFMFMELPKDSITVKVGRQKTNARYYVESVKNVRALLNRFIY is encoded by the coding sequence ATGGGCAAAACTATAATAATCTCAAATAGACTCCCCGTTCAATTACAAATTAGCAATGGAAACATTACTGCAATACCAAGTGTTGGCGGATTAGCCACCGGTATGAAATCGGTTCATTCAGGGGGTGATAGTCTTTGGATAGGTTGGAGCGGGCTTACAGATGAAGAAATACCAGAAGAACTTTCACCTAAAATCGATGAAGCCCTTAGCGAACATGGTTCTTCGAAAGTAAATTTAACTTCGAAAGAAATCGATGGATTTTATTACGGTTTTAGCAACCGCACAGTTTGGCCGTTGTTCCATTACTTTTTAGAGTATTCAGAATTTGAACTCAATAATTGGGATATTTATAAACAGGTAAACCAAAAATTCGCAGATGCCATATTAGAGGCGGCCGATGATGATGACACCATTTGGGTTCATGACTATCAGTTGATGCTGGTTCCGCAAATGGTTCGGGAAAAGAAGCCTGATATTTCAATCGGCTTCTTCTTACATATACCTTTTCCCTCATTTGAAATATTCAGAACCTTGCCTTGGCGAGAACAAATTCTTGAAGGCTTGCTCGGTGCCGATCTCATCGGGTTTCACACCTATGATTATGAAAGACACTTTTTAAGTTCGGCGAGAAGATTGTTGGGCCTTGAGGTGAGCTTTAATGATATTCATCTCGACGACAGGGTTATCAAGGTAGATTCTTTTCCGATGGGTATTGATTATAAAAAATTTAATGAAGCCGCTAAAAAGAACGAGAGCACCACGTCCGATAATCAATCAGAACTACAACAGAGACTTTATAAACATAAAAGTGCAGATCCAGAAGCGAAATTTTTTCTTTCTATCGATAGGCTTGATTATACTAAGGGCATTGCCAAAAGACTCAATGCATTTGAATACTTTTTAAATAAGTACCCCGAATATAAAGAAAAGGTCAGACTGATAATTTTAGCTGTACCGTCAAGATCAAATGTACCCCAATATCAATTGCTAAAACGGGAAATAGACGAATTGGTAGGTCGCATAAATGGTGAGTTCTCTACCGTAAGCTGGACGCCGATTTGGTATTTTTATCGATCGATGCCCTTTGAGAATCTCATCGATCTCTATACCACCTGTGATATAGCATGGCTTACCCCCATACGAGATGGTATGAACTTGGTTGCAAAAGAATATATCGCCACACGAACAGACCAGACCGGTGTCTTAATCTTAAGTGAGATGGCAGGTTCGGCCAATGAAATGAACGAGGCACTTTTAATTAACCCAAATAATTTCGAACAAACGGCCGACGCCCTTCGAGAGGCGATAACAATGCCCAAAGAAGAACAACAAGAAAGAAACACCGTTTTACAGAAGCGATTGGCACGTTATAATGTTGAAAAATGGGCCAATGATTTTATGGATTCATTACTCAATCAAAAAGGAAAAGACTTTAGCCATGTGGCTAGAAAGTTATCTGTAGATTTGATGAACACCATAGTTGATGACTACAAGGTATCGAACAAGCGTCTATTGTTCATTGACTATGACGGTACGCTGGCAGGTTTTCACAAAGACCCCCAAAAGGCCTCGCCCGATGAAGAACTGTATAAGCTTTTAGACAGTATCTCATCACAAGAAAACACCGAAATGTTCTTGATCAGCGGTCGCGATAAAGAAACCTTTACCAAATGGTTTTTGCCCAAAAAATATAATATGATCGTTGAACATGGAGTTTGGATTTCAAGGGGAGGTGAAGAATTTAAAATGTTGGAGAAAGTTAAAAAAGACTGGATGGAAAAAATACTTCCAGTACTTGAATCGTTTGTAGATAGAACACCCGGAAGTTTCATAGAAGAAAAGAATTATTCACTAGCTTGGCATTATAGAAATACAGATCCCGATTTCGGACAAAAAAGAGCTACTGAGCTAAATACCGTGTTGACCAGTTTAATCGGTACTGACGATTTAAGCGTTCTTAATGGTAATAAAGTAATGGAAATAAAGAGTAGTAATGTAAACAAGGGCCGTGCTGCCATGCGTATGTATGCCGAACAGAACTACGACTTTGTATTTGCCATTGGTGATGATTGGACGGATGAATTTATGTTTATGGAGTTGCCTAAAGACTCGATTACCGTCAAGGTCGGGAGACAAAAGACCAATGCTAGGTATTATGTGGAAAGTGTGAAAAATGTAAGAGCTTTACTTAACCGTTTTATATATTGA
- a CDS encoding GH15 family glucan-1,4-alpha-glucosidase — translation MDNLDYGIIGNCRSAALISKTGSIDWCCLPEFDSSSVFAKLLDEEIGGSFSFTVNESYEVKQQYIEHTALLLTSFSDGENAFEVYDFMPRYHNVEGGYHAPPEIVRYIKLISGRPKFVVDYNPKLEYALGETKTYVKHNFVASLTHAEKFDTVFLYTSFNKNAVVEGREIEICEDGYFLMGYNEKIFQPNTEKMYLEMERTKVYWLNWSNNTPTYRKYNAEISRSAITLKLLSYDKSGAVLAAATTSLPETIGEVRNWDYRFCWIRDASMVVKVVSELGHKNIARRYLQFIIDLIPDKDEKLQIMYGINKEKNLTEETLDHLSGYKGSKPVRVGNAAYVQRQNDIYGILMDVIYEQLDKFSTDIENGEEIWTITKGIVWIVEKHWKEADKGIWEFRSEDKHFTFSKVLCWTAIDRAIKVAKIFNKHHKIDKWKPLRDEIWADIYENAWNDEVQAFTQSYGSKHLDASVLLMESYGCIDAKHEKFISTVEAIEKELSNDGLLYRYKNEDDFGLPSSSFTVCTFWFVNSLFKIGQEEKAMEYFDRLLSYSNHLGLFSEDIDFESKRLLGNFPQAYSHLALIECAINFSKKHSEEKILESMRE, via the coding sequence ATGGATAATTTAGACTATGGAATTATAGGGAATTGTAGAAGTGCAGCTCTCATCTCAAAAACTGGTAGTATAGACTGGTGCTGTTTGCCCGAATTCGATTCTTCATCGGTTTTCGCAAAATTGCTTGACGAAGAAATTGGAGGCAGCTTTAGCTTCACCGTTAACGAAAGTTATGAAGTAAAACAGCAATATATAGAACATACCGCATTATTACTGACTTCCTTTTCTGATGGGGAGAATGCTTTTGAGGTTTATGACTTCATGCCTCGCTATCACAATGTTGAAGGGGGCTATCATGCCCCACCTGAAATCGTCAGATATATAAAATTGATATCGGGCAGACCAAAATTTGTGGTAGACTATAACCCCAAATTAGAGTATGCCTTAGGTGAGACTAAAACATATGTGAAACATAATTTTGTTGCAAGTCTTACCCATGCCGAAAAATTTGATACGGTATTTTTATATACCTCGTTCAATAAGAATGCAGTAGTAGAAGGTCGAGAGATAGAGATTTGTGAAGACGGTTATTTTCTTATGGGTTATAATGAGAAAATATTTCAACCAAATACCGAGAAAATGTATTTGGAGATGGAACGTACAAAAGTGTATTGGTTGAATTGGAGCAACAATACACCGACCTATAGAAAGTATAATGCAGAGATTAGCAGAAGTGCTATTACCTTGAAACTTTTGAGTTACGATAAGTCGGGGGCTGTTTTGGCTGCGGCGACCACCTCTCTACCGGAGACTATAGGTGAAGTAAGAAATTGGGACTATCGTTTCTGTTGGATTCGTGACGCCTCGATGGTGGTAAAAGTTGTTTCTGAATTGGGCCATAAAAATATAGCCCGGCGTTATTTGCAGTTTATCATTGATTTGATTCCTGATAAGGATGAGAAGCTGCAGATCATGTACGGCATTAACAAAGAAAAAAACCTGACGGAAGAAACCTTAGACCATTTAAGTGGCTATAAAGGTTCAAAACCCGTTCGTGTTGGTAATGCGGCATACGTACAGCGTCAAAACGATATCTACGGAATTCTGATGGATGTAATTTATGAACAATTGGATAAATTCAGCACAGATATTGAGAACGGGGAGGAAATCTGGACGATTACCAAAGGTATTGTTTGGATTGTTGAAAAGCATTGGAAGGAAGCTGATAAGGGTATTTGGGAGTTTCGTTCTGAAGACAAACACTTTACTTTTTCAAAAGTATTATGTTGGACGGCCATAGACCGTGCAATTAAGGTGGCCAAAATCTTCAATAAACACCATAAAATTGATAAGTGGAAGCCCCTCCGTGATGAAATATGGGCAGATATTTATGAAAATGCTTGGAACGACGAGGTTCAGGCTTTCACACAATCATATGGTTCAAAACACTTAGATGCTTCGGTATTACTGATGGAATCTTATGGCTGTATCGATGCAAAGCACGAAAAGTTCATAAGTACAGTTGAGGCGATTGAAAAAGAGCTTAGTAATGACGGCCTTTTATACCGTTATAAAAACGAAGATGATTTTGGATTGCCCTCTTCTTCTTTCACCGTTTGCACCTTCTGGTTTGTAAATAGCCTGTTTAAGATTGGGCAGGAGGAAAAAGCTATGGAATATTTCGATAGATTGTTGAGTTATAGCAATCATCTAGGCTTATTCAGTGAAGATATCGATTTTGAAAGTAAAAGGCTATTAGGAAACTTTCCACAAGCATATTCTCACTTGGCCTTAATAGAATGTGCCATTAATTTTTCTAAGAAACATAGCGAAGAGAAAATATTGGAGTCTATGCGAGAGTAG
- a CDS encoding alkylation response protein AidB-like acyl-CoA dehydrogenase — protein sequence MSTETIQKDNLLRGGQFLVKETKCEDIFTLEDLNEEQRMMRESTKEFVDRELWAHWERFEKKDYAYTEECMRKAGELGLLSVAVPEAYGGMGMGFVSTMLVCDYISGATGSFSTAFGAHTGIGTMPITLYGTEEQKLKYVPKLASGEWFGAYCLTEPGAGSDANSGKTKAVLSEDGKHYSITGQKMWISNAGFCNLFIVFARIEDDKNITGFIVENDPKNGISLGEEEKKLGIHSSSTRQVFFNETKVPVENMLSERGNGFKIAMNALNVGRIKLAAACLEAQRRVVTEGVKYANERVQFKTPIINFGAIKAKIADMAVNAYAGESACYRAAKNIEDRIEIRQSEGNSHQEAELKGVEEYAIECSILKVAVSEDVQQTTDEGVQIYGGMGFSADAPMEKAWRDARIARIYEGTNEINRMLAVGMLVKKAMKGHVDLLGPATAVADELMGIPSFDTPDFSELFSEEKDLLSRLKKVFLMVAGSAVQKFGPELENHQQLMLAASDILIEVYMAESTILRTEKNAKRFGEEAQATQIAMAKLYLYNATETVIRKGKEAIISFAEGDEQRMMLMGLKRFTKYTNNPNVVALRTQIADKVSSDNTYSFD from the coding sequence ATGAGTACTGAAACAATTCAAAAAGATAACCTTTTGAGAGGAGGGCAATTCTTGGTCAAGGAGACTAAATGCGAAGACATTTTCACCTTAGAAGACCTCAATGAAGAACAACGCATGATGCGTGAGAGCACCAAAGAATTTGTTGATCGTGAACTTTGGGCCCATTGGGAACGTTTTGAGAAAAAAGATTATGCCTATACCGAAGAGTGTATGCGTAAAGCCGGTGAGTTGGGCCTTTTAAGCGTCGCCGTACCAGAAGCTTACGGTGGTATGGGAATGGGTTTTGTTTCTACCATGTTGGTCTGTGATTATATTTCTGGGGCTACTGGTTCGTTCAGTACCGCCTTTGGGGCACACACCGGTATCGGAACGATGCCAATTACCCTGTACGGTACGGAAGAGCAAAAGCTCAAATATGTGCCAAAACTGGCTTCCGGTGAATGGTTCGGTGCCTATTGCTTAACAGAACCCGGGGCGGGATCTGATGCGAACTCTGGGAAAACTAAAGCTGTTTTATCCGAAGATGGTAAGCACTATAGCATTACCGGGCAGAAAATGTGGATTTCGAATGCCGGATTTTGTAACCTGTTTATTGTATTCGCTCGAATAGAAGATGATAAGAATATTACAGGGTTCATCGTCGAAAACGATCCTAAAAATGGAATAAGCTTAGGAGAAGAAGAAAAGAAATTAGGTATACACTCCTCCTCTACTCGCCAAGTTTTCTTTAACGAGACCAAAGTGCCAGTTGAGAATATGCTTTCTGAAAGAGGCAATGGTTTTAAAATCGCCATGAACGCTCTTAATGTGGGTAGAATTAAGTTGGCAGCTGCCTGTCTAGAAGCACAGCGACGCGTTGTAACCGAAGGTGTCAAGTATGCCAATGAAAGAGTTCAATTCAAAACCCCGATTATAAATTTTGGTGCAATTAAAGCTAAAATCGCGGATATGGCCGTGAATGCTTACGCTGGTGAATCGGCTTGTTACCGAGCTGCGAAAAATATAGAGGATAGAATCGAGATTCGTCAGTCGGAAGGAAACTCACATCAAGAAGCTGAATTAAAAGGAGTTGAAGAGTACGCTATCGAATGTTCTATTTTGAAAGTAGCGGTTTCTGAAGATGTACAGCAAACCACCGATGAAGGTGTTCAAATTTATGGAGGTATGGGCTTCAGTGCCGATGCACCAATGGAAAAGGCTTGGCGTGACGCGCGTATCGCCCGAATCTATGAAGGAACCAATGAAATCAACAGAATGCTAGCAGTAGGAATGTTGGTCAAGAAGGCTATGAAAGGTCATGTAGACCTATTGGGCCCGGCAACTGCCGTCGCCGATGAACTTATGGGTATACCTTCTTTCGATACTCCGGATTTTTCTGAACTTTTTTCAGAGGAAAAAGATTTGCTTTCCAGATTAAAAAAGGTCTTTCTTATGGTAGCCGGAAGCGCTGTTCAAAAATTCGGTCCCGAATTGGAGAACCATCAACAGTTGATGTTGGCCGCATCCGATATTCTTATTGAAGTGTATATGGCAGAAAGCACCATTTTAAGAACGGAAAAAAATGCAAAACGTTTTGGCGAAGAGGCACAAGCGACTCAAATCGCCATGGCCAAACTCTATTTATACAATGCTACCGAAACCGTTATCAGAAAAGGAAAAGAGGCAATTATCTCTTTTGCTGAAGGAGACGAGCAAAGAATGATGCTTATGGGGCTTAAAAGGTTCACTAAATATACAAACAACCCCAATGTGGTTGCCCTACGAACCCAGATAGCAGATAAGGTTTCATCTGACAACACCTATTCGTTCGACTAA
- a CDS encoding acetyl-CoA acyltransferase, which translates to MRTAYIVKGYRTAVGKSGKGGFRFKRADELAAETIQYLMGKLPDFDKKRIDDVIVGNAMPEGSQGLNMGRLISLMGLDIVDVPGVTVNRFCSSGLETIGIATAKIQSGMADCIIAGGVESMSSVPMTGFKTELNYDLVKSGHEDYYWGMGNTAEAVAQEFKVSRTDQDEFAFNSHQKALKAQAEDRFQDQIVPIEVEQTYVNEGKKETKKYTVTKDEGPRADTSLEVLGKLRPVFAANGSVTAGNSSQTSDGAAFVMVMSEEMVKELNLEPEARLVSYAAAGVEPRIMGIGPVKAVPKALNQAGLKQSDVELIELNEAFASQSIAVIRELGLNGDIVNVNGGAIALGHPLGCTGGKLSVQLFDEMRKRNMQGKHGLVTMCVGTGQGAAGIFEFLK; encoded by the coding sequence ATGAGAACAGCATATATAGTAAAAGGATATAGAACTGCAGTTGGAAAATCGGGTAAAGGAGGATTTCGCTTTAAGAGAGCAGATGAACTTGCAGCAGAAACCATTCAATATTTGATGGGTAAATTACCTGATTTTGACAAAAAGAGAATTGATGATGTTATTGTAGGTAATGCCATGCCCGAAGGATCACAAGGTCTTAATATGGGAAGGTTAATTTCTCTTATGGGCCTAGATATTGTGGATGTTCCCGGTGTTACCGTAAACCGTTTTTGTTCGTCGGGACTAGAGACGATAGGTATCGCTACCGCCAAAATACAATCAGGAATGGCCGATTGTATTATCGCTGGAGGCGTTGAAAGTATGAGCTCCGTTCCCATGACAGGTTTTAAGACCGAATTGAACTATGACCTCGTCAAATCGGGTCACGAAGATTATTATTGGGGAATGGGAAACACTGCTGAAGCTGTAGCCCAAGAATTTAAAGTTTCACGAACAGATCAAGATGAGTTTGCGTTCAACTCACATCAAAAAGCTTTGAAAGCACAAGCGGAAGATAGGTTTCAAGATCAAATTGTACCTATTGAAGTTGAGCAGACTTATGTAAATGAAGGTAAGAAAGAAACAAAAAAATATACGGTCACCAAAGATGAAGGGCCACGTGCCGATACTTCCCTTGAAGTGCTTGGTAAATTAAGACCCGTTTTTGCGGCAAATGGAAGTGTAACGGCAGGAAATTCATCGCAGACAAGTGATGGTGCCGCATTTGTTATGGTGATGAGTGAAGAAATGGTCAAAGAACTGAACTTAGAACCAGAAGCGAGATTGGTCAGTTATGCCGCTGCCGGTGTCGAGCCTCGTATAATGGGTATAGGCCCCGTTAAGGCAGTTCCAAAGGCATTGAATCAGGCCGGTCTCAAGCAGAGCGACGTTGAACTTATTGAATTGAACGAAGCATTCGCTTCACAATCAATAGCCGTCATTCGTGAACTTGGCTTGAATGGTGATATTGTTAACGTAAACGGCGGTGCAATCGCTTTGGGCCATCCACTCGGCTGTACAGGGGGTAAGCTCTCTGTTCAACTGTTCGATGAAATGCGAAAACGCAACATGCAAGGCAAGCATGGACTTGTTACTATGTGCGTGGGTACCGGGCAAGGTGCCGCTGGAATTTTCGAGTTTTTGAAATAG
- a CDS encoding 3-hydroxyacyl-CoA dehydrogenase, translated as MNKHINKVAVIGSGIMGSGIACHFANIGVEVLLLDIVPRELNEKEKKKGLTLDDKVVRNRLVNESLTAALKSKPSPIYHQKFASRITTGNLEDDIAKVSKVDWIIEVVVERLDIKKKVFENLEKHRTPGTLITSNTSGIPIKFMSEGRSDDFQKHFCGTHFFNPARYLKLFEIIPGPKTSPEVLDFLNSYGEKFLGKTSVVAKDTPAFIGNRIGIFSIQSLFHMVKDMGMTVEEVDKLTGPVIGRPKSATFRTVDVVGLDTLVHVANGIYENCKSDERHEIFKLPNFIDTMMENKWLGSKTGQGFYKKTKGKDGKTEILTLDLNTMDYRSKKSAKFATLELTKTIDKVIDRFSVLTGGKDKAGEFYRKSFGQLFAYVSHRIPEISDELYKIDDAMKAGFGWEHGPFQIWDAVGLDKGLEFIKNENQTAAAWVEEMKAAGIDSFYSVKDGATYFYDISKKAMQKVPGQDAFIILDNIRESKEVFKNNGVVVEDLGDGILNVEFQSKMNTIGGDVLSGLNKALDMAEKDYQGLVVGNQAANFSVGANIGMIFMMAVEQEYDELNMAIKMFQDTMMRMRYSSIPTVSAPHGMTLGGGCELSLHADKVVAAAETYIGLVEFGVGVIPGGGGSKEFAVRAQDTFKKNDVELNVLQEYFLTIGMAKVSTSAYEAYDLGILQKGKDIVVVNKDRQIATAKAHAKLMAESGYTQPVKRKDIKVLGKQALGMFLVGTDSMEASHYISEHDKKIANKLAYVMAGGDLSEPTMVDEQYLLDLEREAFLSLCTERKTLERIQHMLKTGKPLRN; from the coding sequence GTGAACAAGCACATTAATAAAGTAGCGGTTATAGGATCCGGAATTATGGGAAGCGGTATCGCCTGCCATTTTGCCAATATAGGAGTCGAAGTTCTTCTCCTAGATATCGTTCCGAGAGAATTGAACGAAAAAGAAAAGAAGAAAGGGTTGACCCTAGATGATAAAGTGGTTCGCAATCGCTTAGTAAACGAATCTTTAACAGCGGCCCTGAAATCTAAGCCTTCGCCTATCTATCATCAAAAATTCGCGTCGAGAATTACAACCGGCAATCTTGAAGATGATATCGCTAAGGTATCAAAGGTAGACTGGATCATCGAAGTAGTAGTCGAACGATTAGATATTAAAAAGAAGGTTTTTGAAAACCTTGAAAAACATCGTACTCCGGGTACACTGATAACATCTAACACGTCAGGTATACCCATAAAGTTTATGTCTGAAGGTCGAAGTGATGATTTTCAGAAACATTTCTGTGGCACACACTTCTTTAACCCTGCGAGATACTTAAAACTCTTTGAGATTATTCCAGGTCCTAAAACATCTCCCGAGGTTCTTGACTTCTTAAATAGTTACGGTGAGAAATTTTTAGGCAAGACATCGGTTGTTGCCAAAGATACTCCCGCTTTTATCGGAAACCGAATTGGCATTTTCAGCATTCAGAGTCTTTTTCATATGGTAAAAGATATGGGCATGACGGTAGAAGAGGTCGACAAACTAACTGGGCCGGTTATCGGCAGACCAAAATCTGCCACTTTTAGAACCGTAGATGTTGTTGGTTTAGACACTTTGGTGCATGTAGCCAATGGAATTTACGAAAATTGTAAAAGTGACGAGCGCCACGAAATTTTCAAACTACCCAACTTTATCGATACCATGATGGAAAACAAATGGTTGGGAAGTAAAACAGGCCAAGGCTTTTACAAAAAAACCAAAGGTAAAGATGGAAAGACCGAGATTCTGACCTTGGATTTAAATACTATGGACTATCGGTCAAAGAAAAGTGCCAAGTTTGCAACTTTAGAGCTGACTAAAACGATAGATAAGGTAATCGACCGTTTTAGCGTTTTGACAGGTGGCAAAGACAAGGCAGGAGAGTTTTACAGAAAGAGCTTTGGTCAACTTTTTGCTTATGTCTCGCATAGAATTCCTGAAATTTCAGATGAACTCTACAAAATAGATGATGCCATGAAGGCCGGTTTCGGCTGGGAACACGGCCCATTTCAAATTTGGGATGCCGTTGGGCTCGATAAGGGCTTAGAATTTATAAAGAATGAAAACCAAACGGCTGCAGCGTGGGTCGAAGAAATGAAAGCAGCGGGCATCGACTCATTTTATTCCGTAAAAGATGGTGCTACTTATTTCTACGACATTTCGAAGAAGGCCATGCAAAAAGTACCTGGTCAGGATGCATTCATTATTCTTGACAATATTAGAGAATCGAAAGAGGTTTTCAAAAACAATGGTGTTGTTGTAGAAGATTTAGGTGACGGCATTTTAAATGTTGAATTTCAGTCTAAAATGAACACCATTGGTGGTGATGTATTGTCGGGCTTGAACAAAGCCCTAGACATGGCAGAAAAAGATTACCAAGGCTTAGTGGTAGGTAATCAGGCAGCCAACTTTTCAGTAGGTGCGAATATCGGAATGATATTTATGATGGCCGTTGAACAAGAGTACGATGAATTGAACATGGCTATCAAAATGTTTCAAGATACGATGATGCGTATGCGCTACTCTTCTATTCCGACGGTGTCAGCTCCTCATGGGATGACGCTAGGTGGAGGCTGTGAACTTTCCTTACATGCCGATAAAGTTGTGGCAGCTGCCGAGACCTATATCGGCTTGGTCGAATTTGGTGTAGGAGTGATTCCTGGTGGTGGAGGCTCAAAAGAGTTTGCAGTTCGTGCCCAAGATACATTCAAGAAAAACGATGTTGAGTTAAACGTTTTGCAAGAATATTTCTTGACCATCGGTATGGCAAAAGTATCTACTTCCGCCTACGAAGCATACGATTTGGGCATTCTTCAAAAAGGCAAAGATATTGTGGTAGTAAACAAAGACCGGCAAATCGCCACAGCGAAAGCACACGCTAAATTGATGGCAGAATCGGGTTATACCCAACCAGTGAAGCGAAAAGATATTAAAGTGCTCGGCAAGCAAGCATTGGGTATGTTTTTAGTCGGTACCGACTCGATGGAGGCAAGCCACTATATTAGCGAACATGATAAGAAAATCGCCAATAAACTTGCCTATGTAATGGCAGGTGGTGACTTGTCAGAGCCGACTATGGTCGATGAACAATACCTTCTTGATTTAGAACGAGAAGCATTTTTATCTCTATGTACAGAAAGAAAGACGTTGGAAAGGATACAACATATGTTGAAAACAGGAAAACCACTTAGAAACTAA